In a genomic window of Cyclopterus lumpus isolate fCycLum1 chromosome 13, fCycLum1.pri, whole genome shotgun sequence:
- the rtn4rl1b gene encoding reticulon-4 receptor-like 1b produces the protein MGCCALEFLLVLCGLEFSWSCPRHCICYTAPTTVSCQAHNFLSVPEGIPPDSERIFLQNNKIHRLLRGHFSSNTVTLWIYSNNITYIEPSTFHGFTLLEELDLGDNRHLRSLAEDTFHGLNRLNALHLYRCGLSSLPNNIFQGLRNLQYLYLQDNHLKFLQDDTFMDLHNLSHLFLHGNRLWSLNQNTFRGLRALDRLLLHQNQIEWVDRLAFHDLKRLTTLYLFNNSLIQLSGQCLDTLPALEYLRLNDNPWSCDCKALSLWEWLKRFRGSTSSVGCQAPADMIDNDLKELRKEDFPNCSPTVPNSESRAQTNNVSGTVNPSLNHGGVVGSGGQTHIVHPSRPGRSRNCTKPRNRGKGKGDNEVMADKEDSSPDFTDGGKHDHTSPDGTVTRRKHKCTARTTVRPPSGVQQANNRATLSQSLLHVCALFAALIMTNIDFILR, from the exons ATGGGCT GCTGTGCGCTGGAGTTCCTGCTGGTTCTCTGTGGGCTTGAGTTTTCCTGGTCCTGCCCCCGTCACTGTATCTGCTACACTGCACCCACCACCGTCTCTTGCCAAGCCCATAACTTCCTGTCGGTCCCCGAAGGCATTCCTCCCGACAGTGAGCGCATCTTCCTACAGAACAATAAGATCCATCGCTTACTTCGGGGACACTTCAGCTCCAATACGGTCACTCTGTGGATATACTCCAATAACATCACTTACATTGAGCCGTCCACATTCCACGGCTTCACGCTGCTCGAGGAGCTGGACCTCGGAGACAACCGCCACCTGCGCTCCTTGGCGGAAGACACGTTCCACGGGCTGAATCGGCTCAATGCGCTTCACCTGTACCGCTGTGGGCTCAGTTCACTCCCTAATAACATCTTCCAAGGCCTCAGAAACCTGCAGTATCTCTACTTGCAG GATAATCATCTGAAGTTCCTGCAGGATGACACATTTATGGACCTCCATAACCTGAGCCACCTGTTCCTGCATGGCAATCGTCTGTGGAGCCTTAACCAGAACACGTTTAGAGGCCTTCGGGCCTTGGACCGACTGCTTCTGCACCAAAACCAGATTGAGTGGGTTGACCGCCTGGCCTTCCACGACCTAAAACGTCTCACCACCCTCTACCTGTTCAACAACAGCCTGATACAGCTCTCCGGACAGTGCCTGGACACACTGCCCGCATTGGAATACCTGCGCCTCAACGACAACCCCTGGTCATGTGACTGCAAGGCCCTGTCGTTATGGGAATGGTTGAAGCGTTTTCGAGGCTCTACATCTTCAGTGGGTTGCCAGGCGCCAGCTGATATGATTGATAACGACCTCAAGGAGCTGCGCAAGGAGGACTTCCCCAACTGTTCACCAACCGTTCCTAATTCTGAGTCCAGAGCCCAGACCAACAATGTATCTGGCACGGTGAATCCGTCCCTTAATCATGGTGGGGTGGTGGGCTCTGGAGGGCAGACCCACATTGTGCACCCCTCAAGGCCTGGCCGCTCTCGGAACTGCACAAAGCCTCGTAACAGGGGCAAGGGGAAGGGTGACAATGAGGTCATGGCAGACAAGGAGGATTCCTCCCCAGATTTCACAGACGGGGGCAAACATGACCACACATCCCCAGACGGCACCGTCACACGGAGGAAGCACAAGTGTACTGCCCGGACCACTGTTCGCCCTCCTAGTGGGGTTCAGCAAGCCAACAACAGGGCAACCTTATCCCAGTCATTACTACATGTCTGTGCCCTCTTTGCGGCCTTGATAATGACAAATATTGATTTCATTCTCCGTTGA